A region of Brevundimonas sp. NIBR10 DNA encodes the following proteins:
- a CDS encoding pentapeptide repeat-containing protein, translated as MKPILISTLAAAIFAAALPASAQNAGQIARVRGGASCSGCNLFQGDFSGLEANGLNLSGSRLRQSDLSLSVMNRTRFSGADMRDVEAYGAVFSSSNFSRADLTNASFVGTYLEGANFAGATLVGTNFSGAEMARATGLTQAQLNRACGDEATVLPGSLHIPAC; from the coding sequence ATGAAGCCGATCCTGATTTCCACACTCGCCGCCGCCATCTTTGCGGCTGCCCTGCCCGCCTCGGCACAGAACGCGGGCCAGATCGCGCGAGTGCGTGGCGGGGCCAGTTGTTCGGGCTGCAACCTGTTCCAGGGCGACTTCTCCGGGCTGGAGGCGAACGGCCTGAACCTGTCGGGATCGCGGCTGCGCCAGTCGGACCTGAGCCTCAGCGTCATGAACCGCACCCGGTTTTCCGGTGCCGACATGAGGGATGTCGAAGCCTACGGCGCAGTGTTCTCGTCGTCGAACTTCTCGCGGGCCGATCTGACCAACGCCAGCTTCGTCGGGACCTATCTGGAGGGGGCCAATTTCGCAGGCGCGACCCTGGTCGGGACCAACTTCTCCGGCGCCGAGATGGCGCGGGCAACGGGTCTGACGCAGGCCCAGTTGAACCGCGCGTGCGGCGACGAAGCGACCGTCCTGCCTGGCAGCCTGCACATTCCCGCCTGCTGA
- the hmgA gene encoding homogentisate 1,2-dioxygenase has product MSEDARLRYLTGFGNHFATEAVEGALPVGKNSPQRTPFGLYAEQLSGTAFTAPRVENRRSWLYRLRPAANHAAFRPWAGASLLKSAPFDRPADPNRLRWDPLPMPEASQDFVEGLVTYGGNGDVATGAGIGIHLYACDRSMQDRAFFNADGEMLIVPQEGRLTITTEFGVMAVEPQEMALIPRGVRFRVAVEGPSRGYVCENYGGLFRLPDLGPIGSNGLANPRDFETPVAAYEDIDEPCELIQKFQGGLWATILDHSPFDVVAWHGNLAPCRYDLRRFNTINTVSYDHPDPSIFTVLTSPSEVPGTANCDFVIFPPRWMVAEHTFRPPWFHRNVMSEFMGLVTGVYDAKAGGFAPGGASLHNQMSGHGPDQASYGGAIQADLKPHKIADTLAFMFESRWVIRPTDFAMEAPTMQLDYDDVWAGFDKGRVPPNA; this is encoded by the coding sequence GTGAGCGAGGACGCCCGCCTTCGATACCTGACCGGTTTCGGCAACCACTTCGCCACCGAGGCGGTCGAAGGCGCTCTGCCGGTCGGCAAGAACTCGCCCCAGCGCACCCCGTTCGGACTCTATGCGGAACAGCTGTCAGGCACCGCCTTTACCGCGCCTCGGGTCGAGAACCGCCGCAGCTGGCTGTACCGCCTGCGCCCCGCCGCCAACCACGCCGCCTTCAGGCCCTGGGCCGGCGCATCGCTGCTGAAGTCCGCGCCGTTCGACCGACCGGCCGACCCCAACCGCCTGCGCTGGGATCCTCTGCCGATGCCGGAGGCGTCGCAGGATTTCGTCGAGGGGCTGGTGACCTACGGCGGCAACGGCGATGTGGCGACCGGGGCCGGCATCGGTATCCACCTCTATGCCTGCGACCGGTCCATGCAGGACCGGGCCTTCTTCAACGCCGACGGCGAGATGCTGATCGTACCTCAAGAGGGCCGGCTGACCATCACGACGGAGTTCGGCGTGATGGCGGTGGAACCGCAGGAGATGGCCCTGATCCCGCGCGGCGTCCGTTTCCGGGTCGCCGTCGAGGGACCATCCCGCGGCTATGTCTGCGAGAATTACGGGGGCTTGTTCCGCCTGCCCGACCTCGGCCCCATCGGCTCCAACGGTCTGGCCAACCCGCGCGATTTCGAGACGCCGGTCGCCGCCTATGAGGACATCGACGAACCCTGCGAACTGATCCAGAAATTCCAGGGCGGTCTGTGGGCGACGATCCTGGACCACTCGCCGTTCGACGTCGTCGCCTGGCACGGCAACCTGGCCCCGTGCCGCTATGATCTGCGACGGTTCAACACGATCAATACGGTCAGCTACGACCATCCCGACCCCTCGATCTTCACCGTCCTGACCAGCCCGTCAGAGGTGCCGGGCACGGCCAACTGCGACTTCGTGATCTTCCCGCCGCGCTGGATGGTGGCCGAACACACCTTCCGTCCGCCCTGGTTCCACAGGAACGTCATGAGCGAGTTCATGGGGCTGGTGACAGGGGTCTATGATGCCAAGGCCGGCGGCTTCGCGCCCGGTGGGGCCTCGCTGCACAACCAGATGAGCGGTCACGGCCCGGATCAGGCCAGCTACGGCGGGGCCATCCAGGCCGACCTCAAGCCGCACAAGATCGCCGATACCCTGGCATTCATGTTCGAGAGCCGCTGGGTGATCCGCCCGACCGACTTCGCGATGGAGGCTCCTACGATGCAGCTCGACTACGACGACGTCTGGGCCGGGTTCGACAAGGGGCGGGTTCCTCCGAACGCATAG
- a CDS encoding phytase: MNRLKTLALVAAGASALMLASCATTAPTGEETGASDSAGMTVGVGTPVLASAETVAVGTANADAADDPAIWVDRADPNRAVIFGTDKKAGLYAYRLDGSVLQNLAGGQPNNVDLREGFVIDGRAQVLVATSDRSLDRFGIVLFIMDPATLQTRQWGLIPVDLDEPYGLCVGKRGDGFIVIINGTDGQVRQVAVSVGPDGNPVGMVEKRYDVGSQTEGCVIDEEAGVVYIGEEARGVWRYSLDPARGSRRESIARAPSDVLAPDVEGLALLKENGATWLMASSQGDSAFSIWRVDGSTTYRGRFSVVAGGGIDAVTGTDGIAAIAGPIGGYAQGLIVVQDDVDEIPGSTGERQNFKLVDWAAIKAALGL, from the coding sequence ATGAATCGCTTGAAAACCCTGGCGCTGGTCGCCGCCGGCGCGAGTGCCCTCATGCTCGCCTCCTGCGCCACCACGGCCCCAACCGGTGAAGAAACCGGCGCGTCAGACTCGGCCGGGATGACGGTCGGCGTCGGCACGCCGGTTCTCGCGTCGGCCGAGACGGTCGCGGTCGGCACGGCCAACGCCGACGCCGCCGACGATCCGGCGATCTGGGTCGATCGGGCGGACCCGAACCGGGCCGTGATCTTCGGCACCGACAAGAAGGCCGGCCTCTACGCCTATCGGCTCGACGGATCGGTCTTGCAGAACCTGGCTGGCGGACAGCCGAACAACGTCGACCTGCGCGAAGGCTTCGTGATCGACGGCCGGGCGCAGGTTCTGGTCGCGACCAGCGACCGCAGTCTCGACCGGTTCGGCATCGTCCTGTTCATCATGGATCCCGCGACGCTCCAGACCCGCCAATGGGGATTGATCCCCGTCGACCTCGACGAGCCCTACGGCCTGTGTGTCGGCAAGCGCGGCGATGGTTTCATCGTGATCATCAACGGGACGGACGGTCAGGTCCGCCAGGTTGCCGTATCCGTCGGCCCCGACGGCAATCCCGTCGGCATGGTCGAGAAGCGATACGACGTCGGCAGCCAGACCGAGGGCTGCGTCATCGATGAAGAGGCGGGCGTTGTCTACATCGGCGAAGAGGCCCGGGGCGTCTGGCGCTATTCGCTGGATCCGGCGCGGGGCTCGCGTCGTGAGTCCATTGCCCGTGCGCCGAGCGACGTCCTGGCTCCCGATGTCGAGGGCCTGGCCCTGCTGAAGGAGAACGGCGCGACCTGGCTCATGGCGTCCAGCCAGGGCGATTCCGCCTTCTCGATCTGGCGCGTCGATGGGTCCACCACCTATCGCGGCCGGTTCTCGGTCGTGGCCGGCGGCGGAATCGACGCCGTGACCGGGACGGACGGCATTGCCGCCATCGCCGGCCCGATCGGCGGCTATGCCCAAGGCCTGATCGTGGTCCAGGACGACGTCGATGAAATCCCCGGTTCGACCGGCGAGCGCCAGAACTTCAAACTGGTGGACTGGGCCGCGATCAAGGCGGCGCTCGGCCTCTGA
- a CDS encoding type II secretion system protein N: MIRHIVIFDRLFDARHGPLALKVLILLVVISVGAAAAGVFWRVSGLDDGRDRIAVAPPPPSSAVSADLPAILAWSPFGGAAATTQAAGGGLILKAIFLAIPAEASSAVIAVGEAPAVSVSPGQTLATGAVVQSIHVDHVILQVGAQTERLDFPAPPALIDAAAPPATGLTIITPATPAPSPVVAGTAASALQGAGVATTDQGYRIGDAVPPPLLAAGLQPGDIITRVNNQTVAGNTDPQAILNQAVQSGGARVDVIRNGRTLTLSFPLR, translated from the coding sequence ATGATCCGTCACATCGTCATTTTCGACCGGCTGTTCGACGCCCGGCATGGGCCATTGGCGCTGAAGGTCTTGATCCTGCTGGTGGTGATCTCGGTCGGGGCGGCGGCCGCAGGTGTGTTCTGGCGCGTGTCCGGACTGGACGACGGGCGTGACAGGATCGCTGTCGCACCCCCGCCCCCTTCGTCGGCGGTATCGGCCGACCTGCCCGCCATTCTCGCCTGGTCGCCGTTCGGAGGAGCCGCAGCCACGACCCAGGCAGCAGGCGGTGGCCTGATCCTGAAGGCGATCTTCCTCGCGATTCCGGCCGAGGCGTCCAGCGCCGTGATCGCCGTCGGCGAAGCCCCCGCCGTCTCCGTCAGCCCCGGACAGACCCTGGCGACCGGTGCCGTCGTCCAGTCCATCCACGTCGATCACGTGATCCTGCAGGTCGGGGCCCAGACCGAGCGGCTGGATTTTCCTGCACCGCCCGCCCTGATCGACGCTGCGGCACCACCGGCGACCGGTCTGACCATCATCACGCCCGCGACCCCGGCCCCGTCGCCGGTGGTCGCCGGCACCGCCGCAAGCGCGCTCCAGGGCGCGGGCGTCGCTACGACCGATCAGGGCTACCGCATCGGCGACGCCGTTCCGCCCCCCCTCCTCGCGGCGGGTCTGCAGCCCGGCGACATCATCACCCGCGTCAACAATCAGACCGTCGCCGGCAACACCGACCCCCAGGCGATCCTGAACCAGGCCGTCCAGTCTGGCGGGGCCCGGGTCGACGTCATCAGAAATGGAAGGACGCTCACCCTGTCCTTCCCGCTGCGTTAG
- the gspI gene encoding type II secretion system minor pseudopilin GspI, with protein sequence MTSLSARHRDGFTLMEALVALAILAIAGAGLIGATEAHIDQVRGLQNRVVAQWVAENRMAELSLQGGTPTDGTDRVDMLGRSWRVEVEVRPSDDPDLSMVNIGVTPVGARGAAAKLTGFVDRQGGSA encoded by the coding sequence ATGACATCGCTCTCCGCGCGCCATCGCGACGGCTTCACCCTGATGGAGGCCCTCGTCGCTCTTGCCATCCTCGCGATCGCAGGCGCTGGCCTGATCGGGGCGACCGAGGCCCATATCGATCAGGTGCGAGGGCTCCAGAACCGGGTCGTCGCCCAGTGGGTCGCCGAGAACCGGATGGCAGAGCTGAGTCTTCAGGGTGGAACGCCGACCGACGGCACCGACCGGGTCGATATGCTTGGCCGCTCATGGCGGGTCGAGGTCGAGGTCAGGCCGAGCGACGATCCGGACCTGTCGATGGTCAACATCGGCGTGACCCCCGTCGGCGCTCGCGGCGCGGCGGCGAAGCTGACGGGGTTCGTCGATCGTCAGGGTGGATCGGCATGA
- a CDS encoding prepilin-type N-terminal cleavage/methylation domain-containing protein, translated as MGQPAAARIHDPRAGMTLVEVLVTLAIVGVLTTMVVLGMGLTRSGSDARTEANLLAARLGGAVDEALVSRRPVSLSWDAEGYGLMTTDDAGRWTATGEGRHRLPAGLTLGGNAPNMVIVDGDGGGNAIALSIGDERGGWTVDFDGLTATTRAGST; from the coding sequence ATGGGCCAGCCCGCGGCAGCACGGATCCACGACCCACGCGCCGGCATGACGCTGGTGGAGGTGCTCGTGACCCTGGCGATCGTGGGCGTGCTGACGACGATGGTGGTCCTCGGGATGGGGCTGACGCGAAGCGGTTCCGACGCGCGAACCGAGGCGAACCTGCTGGCTGCACGGCTGGGTGGGGCCGTGGACGAAGCGCTGGTGTCCCGGCGGCCGGTCTCCCTGTCCTGGGACGCCGAAGGCTATGGGCTGATGACGACGGATGATGCCGGGCGCTGGACGGCGACCGGTGAAGGCCGACACCGCCTCCCCGCTGGGCTGACCCTGGGCGGCAACGCCCCGAACATGGTGATCGTGGACGGCGATGGAGGCGGAAACGCCATCGCCCTGTCCATCGGCGACGAGCGGGGCGGCTGGACCGTCGATTTCGACGGTCTGACGGCGACGACGCGGGCGGGGTCCACATGA
- the gspD gene encoding type II secretion system secretin GspD, with the protein MLATPGLAQTPAPDVSGGVVVNIRGTDIKDVAEQISRITGRTLILDPSVAGVVNVTSAEPLSVNGVWDLFLSVLRVQGYGAVRSGNAWRIVPQAALIQNGSTDLRRARTQDIVTRLIRLRNLAPDQAVRVLRPLVASFGSLESVNSPPAIIVTDYAENVRRIEQLAQALDSGSGQAFESISLRYASATDVGQSITSLLAPVGEGAGIRVAVDERSNIVLVRGDANSIREARKVAEALDIPGGSAPITRVVRLSHGDAETVTDVMRGLLGAPQEATNPVARALGSTSQQAQLSAVAQMAARAQGGTAAVPGQAGQASAPVVVAAPQVTGAGGIRLTDITIQPAPELNAIALRGSPAAVAEMEALIGELDIRRPQVTIEAAIVEITGEQAEQLGVQLGFGGAAIDSASSGGTSFSSTGVSLRQVLLALGVTAASALAPEGASAVIRGGSDFSLLVQALGTSARANLLSTPSITTLDNEPAEIVVGQNVPFRTGSFATDGNTINPFTTIERQDVGITLKVIPRIHDGDVIRLEVAQEVSSLVNSTLAGAADLITNRRSIETTILADNGQTIVLGGLISDDRLSADSQVPILGDIPILGRAFRTTRESTSRRTLFIFLRPTILRDPADAAAAARAQFDRLRTEETVPTRGWSLLAYPPGPRLPAEIDGVY; encoded by the coding sequence TTGCTGGCCACGCCCGGTCTGGCCCAGACGCCTGCCCCCGACGTCTCGGGCGGGGTTGTGGTCAATATTCGCGGCACCGACATCAAGGATGTCGCTGAACAGATCTCTCGCATCACCGGCCGGACCCTGATCCTGGATCCCAGCGTGGCGGGCGTCGTCAACGTCACCTCGGCCGAGCCCTTGAGCGTCAACGGCGTCTGGGACCTGTTCCTGTCCGTCCTTCGTGTCCAGGGATACGGCGCGGTCCGCAGCGGCAACGCATGGCGGATCGTCCCCCAGGCGGCTTTGATCCAGAACGGCTCGACCGATCTGCGCCGGGCCCGGACCCAGGATATCGTCACCCGCCTGATCCGCCTGCGGAACCTTGCCCCCGATCAGGCCGTGCGAGTGTTGCGGCCGCTGGTCGCCTCATTTGGCAGTCTGGAATCGGTCAACTCGCCGCCCGCCATCATCGTCACCGACTATGCCGAGAACGTCCGTCGGATCGAACAACTGGCCCAGGCGCTAGACAGCGGCAGCGGCCAGGCGTTCGAGAGCATCAGCCTGCGCTACGCTAGCGCGACCGACGTCGGCCAGTCGATCACCAGCCTGCTGGCCCCCGTCGGCGAGGGCGCGGGCATCCGTGTCGCCGTCGACGAGCGCAGTAACATCGTATTGGTGCGCGGGGACGCCAACAGCATCCGCGAGGCCCGAAAGGTCGCCGAGGCGCTCGACATCCCCGGAGGATCGGCCCCGATCACCCGGGTCGTCCGCCTGAGCCACGGCGACGCCGAGACGGTCACCGACGTCATGCGCGGTCTTCTGGGTGCGCCGCAGGAAGCGACCAACCCCGTGGCCCGTGCTCTCGGATCGACTTCGCAACAGGCCCAGCTCAGCGCCGTCGCGCAGATGGCGGCACGCGCCCAGGGTGGCACCGCTGCGGTACCCGGTCAGGCCGGTCAGGCATCCGCTCCCGTCGTCGTGGCCGCGCCTCAGGTTACCGGAGCCGGCGGCATTCGATTGACCGACATCACGATCCAGCCCGCGCCCGAGTTGAACGCCATCGCCCTGCGCGGCTCACCCGCCGCCGTCGCCGAGATGGAGGCCCTGATCGGTGAACTCGACATTCGTCGGCCCCAGGTCACGATCGAGGCCGCCATCGTAGAGATCACCGGCGAACAGGCCGAACAGCTGGGCGTGCAGCTCGGTTTCGGCGGCGCGGCCATCGACTCCGCATCGTCGGGCGGGACGTCCTTCTCCTCGACCGGCGTCTCGCTGCGTCAGGTTCTGCTGGCACTGGGCGTGACGGCCGCATCGGCCCTGGCACCCGAGGGCGCGTCAGCGGTCATTCGGGGTGGCAGCGACTTCAGCCTGCTGGTTCAGGCTCTGGGCACCTCGGCCCGCGCCAACCTGCTGTCGACCCCCAGCATCACCACCCTGGACAACGAACCGGCCGAGATCGTCGTCGGCCAGAACGTCCCGTTCCGCACCGGCAGTTTCGCCACCGACGGCAACACCATCAACCCCTTCACAACGATCGAACGTCAGGACGTCGGCATCACTCTCAAGGTCATCCCGCGTATCCACGACGGCGACGTGATCCGGCTCGAGGTCGCGCAGGAGGTTTCCTCCCTCGTCAACTCGACCCTGGCCGGGGCGGCGGACCTGATCACCAACCGGCGCAGCATCGAGACGACCATCCTGGCCGACAACGGCCAGACGATCGTGCTGGGCGGATTGATCAGCGACGACAGGCTGTCGGCCGACAGCCAGGTGCCGATCCTGGGCGACATCCCGATCCTGGGCCGGGCGTTCCGCACCACGCGCGAGAGCACCTCGCGGCGCACCCTTTTCATCTTCCTTCGCCCGACCATCCTGCGCGATCCCGCCGATGCGGCTGCGGCGGCCCGGGCCCAGTTCGATCGACTGCGGACCGAAGAGACCGTCCCCACACGCGGCTGGAGCCTGCTGGCCTATCCCCCGGGCCCCCGACTGCCGGCCGAGATCGACGGGGTCTATTGA